AACGataataaaatttcaaattttgatttaaagCATTAGAAATAATGCTTATAcgcaattttttatttgaaataataaaaaaaagctCTTATTATAGGTATGTTTTacatttttgaaattaaatgcttttttgttttttgaattacttttttttcttttgttttcaaatttttattttgatttttttttaaaaaaattaaattttaaaaaatattttatgaggtagataagatttttttaaaaaaatatgaaaatatttatataaatatcaatgatcttatattaaaataatttgtattacttttttaatgattttttcaTGAATTTTCCATGAATTTATatagtggttagtgattagtaGTAACATGGGACTAATATTTTTTCTGACAAATTAGTAACAACATGAAATAAGCGAGAAAAGTATATCAGTTGTTAAACGGTCGCTAATTCCTCACTAAATAAGCTTTTGATTAGTGACTCAATTGCGACCAGTTACTTATAAAATTTTCTCGATCAGTTTTGGATTTGTTATAACTCTGCGACGGATTTCCAACGAGATTAGCGAGTAATTTGCTACAAAATAGGTAGGATATAGCTTTTACTTTGCGACAAGATTGCAGTTGCCAAGTCGCTCACTAAATTAAACTTGCAACAACTTAGCGACAAATATATTTTGCCCGCTAATCAGCGACTTGAAATCAGTGACCAAACTCTGTCAGTTGTTAAACGCTCGCAAATTTCTCACTACTTATGTCCTAGACGCTCAATATCCGTATTTCCACTTTAGCGACTAATTAGCGAGAAACAGTTCCCTAGCTAAATTATTTATCTGTTGCGATAAAGCGACGACTGTTTTCTGTCGCTACtcttattttgaattttacaaTATTATGCGAGAAATTAGCGAGAAACTAGTTGCttgctaaaaaataaaaactttggTGACAAATTAGCTAGGAAATTATCCATCGCAAAAATGCATTTCAATTCTTCGTGACAGATTAGCTAGGAACGTTGTTCCTCACTAATTAGCCATTTCGCACAAAGTTTATTTAGCGACGAACTAGTATGTGAATTGTTTCTCGCTAATTGTATATCAAACACTTGCGACGGAATAGTGACAATAATATCACCCgttactttatttttattcgATTGAACCCCTAAGCGACTGATTTGCTAGAACATTGTCACTCGCTAATTAACTTGTGACAAATTAGCGAGGAAATTTTTCCCGCTCTTTTTTTAGCCACAAAAGTCAATCTGCGAGAAACAAATTTACTCGTAAATCTCTCGCTAATCAGTCACTTTTCTCAAGTTCAGGTATTTTGTGACCACTCATTAATTTTGTCGTTAGTGCGTCACTAATTCCTCGCAAGTTAGTGACAGATTAGTGATAAAACATATTTCTCGCAAAAATTCGTCGTTAATTTGTCAAATTGTTGTAGTGTGAGGAAGGGGATAGCATTTGAATGAACCCTGGCATGTGAAGAAGCGTTCAAGCATTTCAAGGAGATACTTGCAACACCACCTGTTCTTGGTGAGCCAAAGAACGGGAAACCGCTATACTTGTACTTGGCCATAACCGATGAAGCAATGGCGGCAGTGTTAGTatgagaagaaggaaagatCCAACAACCAATTTACTTTGTGAGCAAAGCACTGCAAGGAGCAGAGTTAAGATACAGCAAACTAGAGAAGCTAGCACTTGCGCTCTTGACCTCTTCCCGTAGATTGCGACAATACTTCCAAGGTCATCAAGTGATTGTGAGGACGGACCAGGGAATCCGCCATGTACTACAGAAACTTGACCTAGGgggaagaatgatgacttgggCTATTGAACTGTCCCAATACGACCTACGGTATGAACCCAGGCATGCGATTAAAGCTCAAGCCATGGCCGACTTTTTGGTGGAAGTCACAGGAGACCCAACCGAGTCACTGAGTGCACGGTGGAAGCTCTACGTGGACGGAGCTTCCAACCAGACATTCGGGGGAGCCGGGATAATCCTGGAAAGCCCGACGGGAGTCGTGTATGAACAGTCAATCAAGTTTGAATTCCCGGTATCAAACAATCAAGTAGAGTATGAGGCTCTTCTGGGTGGCTTAGTCTTGGATAGGGAGGTCGGAGCCACAAGATTGGAAATATGTAGTGATTCACAGGTCGTGACCTCACAGATCAGTGGAGCATATCAGGCCAGAGACTCATTGCTGCAAAAATATCTGGAGAAGGTCAGAGAATTAACCAGGGAATTTGAGAAGATCTCGGTGCACCATGTCCCGAGAGAGAGGAACATGCGAGCAGACCTCTTGTCAAAGCTGGCAAGCACAAAGCCAAGAGCAGAAAACCGATCTCTCACCCAAGGCTTGATAAAAGAACCAGCAGTTACCCTCCATTTAACAAAGGCAGATCCCTCTTGGATGGACCCAATCACTGACTTCTTGGAAAGCGGTAAGCTCCCTGAAGACGAGAAGTTGGCAAGAGCATTGAGAAGGGAGGCGGCCATGTATGCAATCATACAAGGCCAGTTGTTTAAAATGGGACTAAGCCAACCCTTGCTGAAGTGCCTGCATCCCGACCAAATGGACTATGTGCTTAAGGAGGTCCATGAAGAATGTTGCGGTCACCACATCAGGGGCAAAGCCCTAGCAAAGAAGCTCATCAGAGCCGGCTACTACTGGCCGTCAATGATTGAGGATTCTAAAGACTTCGTGAGAAAATGCATCAAGTGCAACCGAATTAAGTTTTCTACGTCTTCCTGAGCCACTAGCCAAGTGGATAGGGGCTGAGCCACTAGCCAGCATATCCTCGTCTAATTGTCGGAAGTTTATGTGGAGGCAAGTAGTAACTCAGTTTGGTATCCCTGAGGTCGTTATCTTCGATAACGGGACGCAATTCACCGATAAGAAGTTCGGAGAATTCCTCGCCGGTTTGGGTATAAAGCAAAAATTCTCATCCGTGGAACACCCTCAAACCAACGGCCAAGTTGAGGCCGCGAATAAGATTATCTTGCTAGGCCTCAAAAAGCGACTTGATAAGAAGAAGGGACATGGGCTAACGAGCTTGCTTCAGTCCTCTGGTCATAGCGCACAACTCAGCAATCATCTACGAGGGAGACACCATTTCGCTTGATATACGGAGTGGATGCAATGATACCTGTAGAAGTCGGCGAACCGAGCCCACGACTACTCTTGGGAGGAGTTAAAGAAGCTGTGGAAAAAGACCTGATAGACGAGGCTAGAGAAATGGCCCATTTGTCGGAAGCGGCGCTGAAGCAAAGAATGGCCTTACGCTACAACACAAAAGTGCTCAAGAGAGAATGCGAACAAAATGACATGGTCCTGCGGCGCAACGACATCGGGCTACCGAATCAGGGGGAAGGGAAACTAGCGGCGAACTGGAAAGGCCCGTACAGGGTAAAGGAAGTAGTCGGCAGGGGCGCCTACAAGTTGGAAAGACTTGACGGCAAGGAAGTCCCGAGAACGTGTAATGCGAGTAACTTAAGAAGATTTTATTCTTAGACCAAGTGGGCCGAATAGACGATCTGCCAGGCTCCGTAAGACCAAAGTTGTTTTATGATTGTAATTTAGTTTtgtcaaaattcaattttttccTTATATTCCATGTTAACGAATTTCTTACGATAAGTGGTAAACACGGCGACAGCACGGTaacccgggactgatcacctcGGAAACCACCTAAATTAACACCATAATAAGCGGCTACAATAACAATAAAGCCACGACTTGGCTTCGTCAAGATACCAACACAACAGTAAACAAACACAGGCGACAAGCCAATACCAATAAAACGGTAATGAAATAGAGCGAAAATGCATTGTCGACTAAGCAAGGAACAAAAGATAATCATAAGCCGACCAAATGGCTATCGTATTCAAAATGACAAGGCCCAGCATGAAAAACGACAAAGTTCACAAAAccataaaattacaaaatttatacAAGAGTACAAAGATCACTTCTTCGGCATATCAATAATTTTACCATCCCTAATGGTCTTAAAGACCCCAATTACCGACGTGTCGAAGTCAGGAGCCACGAGCTTCACTTGGGCTTTAAGAGCCTCTTCAGTCATGAATATGACGCTCTTCCCTTGCTTCACGGTCTCCTTGTACTTCTTCTTAAATTCAGCAGCCTCAGTTTGAGCAGCCTTAGCCGATGAGGCAGCCTCGTCACGTTCCTTCTCCAATGCAGCCACCCGACCCTGAGCAGCATTGAATTGACCCTCCAAAGTCAGCTCTCGCTCGGTTAGCCAGGAAACGGCTGCATAAGAAGTCTTCAACTTCCCCTCGGCAACTCTAGCTTTCTCCTTGGCAGCTTTGAGCTTCTTATCTACGCTGGACAGCTGCTCCCGAAGTGATTCAACTTCAACCTTAAATTTATTATTGGCTTGAACAGAAGACTTGAGTTTCCTCTGAATAGACTGCGTTCCTGCCAGAGCGAACTCTGCCTTCCTCGCTATGGTGGGAGGGCACCGCCTGGTTCTCATTATTTTCAAGGGGGCTTCCCGGTTCTCATTAGCCGGCTCTTAGTCGCTATCACCAGCCAAAAAGGTGTTGTATAAAGCGTCAAGTCCTGTCACCTCGGCAGACATTCCCACTACAATAAAACGGCGAAACCCGTTAGTCATGAAACCGGCATAGCAAATTAAAGCAACAACTAACACAAGAAACTCAAGTTAAAGCCGCTCACAAATATAATTTCTAGCGACATCCCGATTTTCCATGAGGAGATGGGGATTAAAATTGGTTTTTCCCAAAAACAACCAACAACACGTCGGTAATTTTTCTATTCTCAAGGAACATCCCCTTATAAGTTACTTTAGTGAAAGAGTTGGCTCTCGCCCCGAAACTCCAATACATCGAGATACGACATTCCCCCTCCAATGTCAACCAGAAGGGGTGACGACCTCTAGCGGGGAGAACCTTAAAGTATTTGTCTTTGAACCCATGGTAAGAATCCTCGAACAAGCCAAATATCCTCCGGTCCTGGGTAGATTAGAATAACATAAAGCCCTTCTTTGCTTTTCCCTCTTTGGAAGGGTTCGTCAAGgtgaaaagaaaaaggaacaCCTCGACAGAGACCGGAAGATCCAAGTACTCGCacaccatctcgaaacagcggatgGAAGCCC
The genomic region above belongs to Arachis stenosperma cultivar V10309 chromosome 5, arast.V10309.gnm1.PFL2, whole genome shotgun sequence and contains:
- the LOC130980426 gene encoding uncharacterized protein LOC130980426; translation: MTEEEWWAATTAFKGGLALGFSNLNFQRKREGWSALIQHFKEILATPPVLGEPKNGKPLYLYLAITDEAMAAVLRQYFQGHQVIVRTDQGIRHVLQKLDLGGRMMTWAIELSQYDLRYEPRHAIKAQAMADFLVEVTGDPTESLSARWKLYVDGASNQTFGGAGIILESPTGVVYEQSIKFEFPVSNNQVEYEALLGGLVLDREVGATRLEICSDSQVVTSQISGAYQARDSLLQKYLEKVRELTREFEKISVHHVPRERNMRADLLSKLASTKPRAENRSLTQGLIKEPAVTLHLTKADPSWMDPITDFLESGKLPEDEKLARALRREAAMYAIIQGQLFKMGLSQPLLKCLHPDQMDYVLKEVHEECCGHHIRGKALAKKLIRAGYYWPSMIEDSKDFVRKCIKCNRIKFSTSS